One segment of Toxoplasma gondii ME49 chromosome VI, whole genome shotgun sequence DNA contains the following:
- the AP2VI2 gene encoding AP2 domain transcription factor AP2VI-2 (encoded by transcript TGME49_240900) — protein sequence MQKTPRSHQGASRLACLSDLEGARDDAAAHLDLYGYTRGGGRISDSQSVLDETVFEKNDFPGEKTSLSEELPCLLTSGRGAPNAAAEEPKTLAQSVARCRRKHFRDIWEDLKTESAHCSVGGETPRQERLTASDSEEESTRHVTDRKNKWDGTKVLDGNAGTEVPASSDPQNGHLSPTCLSPVYVRRKHAAPRGSDNIVGKSDSLSVQVPPASRASSLEHEAATLTGEEVEEKARESPSRLTGDSRRAVGDPTRACPSLRAPREKTRQKNQDFDADNSTVRGTGDQKGLPPSDAEEVCKTAACRSCSRHTPVADPVGRFYPGGSLSKQLEAFASTISTDAIQSSTEAVPRRRGDGSAVSPEQSRCWSAAATQAPRIQGVSSSGERQAWMCSDSLQGTKSARKKKKTLLSAAKVGFREARRVALGGHRVTHYSGQTGGDAQVTATKEGLGVEDEQVVIYEDQDGDSERRNDIPLENKEHTREEQGEDCCGEKSEEDRCDSEGRRASTLASRPVAGAAEDAGGSLPGHAEKRSREDCIADREAPPSSHFSPVSSPVPAPASPSCSSPSPPSPFSESSFSSLPDKTAAQGVLASSEPPSPPSPPVGSEEGIEWDATQRKWIFHFVRDGQPAKKTFSVDKYGFSTARRLALMAKQMSLKTKADRRSEELSSLCPSLSSTSPSSPVSSPVVSPLDSSVCLQGARPPSRGDSKSTLLSEQTPEGAEGGKAPPSAVPSPGESRASKDLEPGIQPASDDRDREAAEKEPSETGGSELQDAQAKKGVGDSQGTQLSGKRRRGRPPKKKKVVGPRQPRLTARVSPRSAALSRPQTPYILRRSLRVESRIAAKVQREEAFEGEGREEREERFERDARTETLEPKADADAFFGESTNPGCAVEIKPRRNVRRSESERDAKSPPGVFGAFSRSSKQPPLEAAKSELPDWARSPSSLSSSPTGALSRDHSLRPVASSAPRGSLPKREEICNLSRATEDSGRVNANGEMDSPPRSVPPSLLSPQPLASSLLHREVSAESSSAVSSFSSVSSGRSGVELPEWGTARKSSLVIRGGCLEAAEVPCSAEVDIFGVGLHATTEERIRHLRQCLDELRQQQALHLQRISALQKTTKEAEIFDCCRTQDTLPLDSLPLKRPFASGCRPDVEAARDACETAAEVGKCTRGELRIKSELRVAGDSRRSGRDVQEERQREQGEQERDAKEAEFREGASVSVCTLQVIAAVLSDFLRLCGSPSSMKRLGLGDRQIQFCQQSIPLLRDSLLFLRSVQSTSDPAVVAFASLFREILLLLPRSTSASPLEICRHLTKLVRSLSIWRRAVTGERRGDRGDNQFHMLEEGVHARDERMHARENPMRAREERMHAEEDQLHAEGNPLHAHAEVAGEGIRRLKERQKRENQLPSASASEVLRALQLWHSRGEEFLPPHQKLARWNDALRGDSFKCAESSPSPPASLPQRDRESVLVHGRAESGVTRVAAVLSRLKEEASMTGADDTKEARLLQAVRQFVASKQVPPQTREEQRELKRMRRDREAESERGTDSEEERTHASDVDASYGSEESRGRRAVREGRGERAEIPTGGLNSEDVASWREKIHTLHSAAAVGGLRGNEALQRLFSLWGKSHGDASPWRQSFAPASTRRCVSPQL from the exons ATGCAGAAAACGCCACGTAGTCACCAAGGCGCGTCGAGGCTCGCTTGCCTGTCCGACCTGGAGGGCGCTCGCGACGACGCTGCTGCTCACTTGGACCTCTACGGGTATACGAGGGGGGGCGGACGGATTTCAGACAGCCAGTCCGTTTTGGATGAAACCGTTTTCGAAAAAAACGATTTCCCTGGCGAAAAAACCTCGCTGTCAGAAGAACTTCCCTGTCTGCTGACGAGTGGAAGGGGTGCTCCAAACGCAGCCGCAGAAGAACCTAAAACGCTAGCTCAATCGGTTGCCCGATGTCGGCGCAAGCATTTCCGCGATATCTGGGAGGATCTAAAAACGGAAAGTGCGCATTGTTCTGTCGGAGGCGAAACGCCGAGACAAGAACGTCTGACCGCCAGCGactcagaagaagaaagcactCGGCACGTgaccgacagaaaaaacaaatgGGATGGAACCAAGGTGCTTGACGGCAACGCCGGCACAGAAGTGCCAGCGTCCTCTGACCCCCAAAATGGTCACTTGTCGCCGACTTGCCTCTCTCCGGTGTATGTACGCCGAAAACACGCGGCACCGCGTGGAAGCGACAACATTGTGGGCAAATCGGATTCGTTGTCCGTGCAAGTTCCTCCTGCTTCccgtgcctcttctttggAGCACGAAGCAGCGACATTGACTGgtgaagaagtcgaagaaaaagcTAGAGAGTCACCGTCCAGACTCACTGGCGACTCGCGCCGCGCCGTGGGCGACCCGACGCGCGCTTGCCCGTCGCTTCGAGCACCACGGGAGAAGACCAGACAGAAGAACCAAGATTTTGATGCCGACAACAGCACAGTTAGAGGAACTGGGGACCAGAAAGGACTGCCCCccagcgacgcagaggaggtCTGTAAGACCGCAGCATGTCGGTCGTGCTCCCGACACACCCCAGTCGCCGACCCCGTCGGTCGGTTTTACCCCGGGGGTTCCCTCTCCAAGCAGCTGGAGGCGTTCGCCTCGACCATCTCGACAGATGCAATCCAAAGTTCAACTGAAGCGGTtccgagacggagaggcgacggATCTGCGGTCAGCCCAGAACAGTCGCGGTGCTGGTCGGCCGCAGCTACGCAGGCTCCCCGTATCCAGGGCGTCTCGTCCAGCGGTGAGAGACAAGCGTGGATGTGTTCGGACTCTTTACAGGGGACGAAGAGcgcaaggaagaaaaagaaaactctCCTCTCCGCCGCGAAGGTCGGATTCAGGGAGGCGCGAAGAGTCGCCCTTGGGGGTCACCGAGTCACCCATTACTCAGGACAGACAGGCGGCGACGCCCAGGTCACCGCGACGAAGGAAGGCCTGGGCGTGGAAGACGAGCAGGTGGTGATTTACGAAGACcaggacggagacagtgaACGACGCAACGACATCCCTCTTGAAAACAAGGAGCACACTCGGGAGGAGCAAGGAGAAGACTGCTGTGGTGAAAAGTCTGAAGAAGATCGATGTGACTCGGAAGGACGACGCGCGTCGACTCTCGCTTCACGTCCAGTCGCTGGAGCGGCCGAGGATGCAGGCGGTTCTCTCCCAGGTCACGCTGAGAAGCGTTCGCGAGAAGACTGCATCgcggacagagaggcgcctccttcttcacaCTTCTCGCCAGTTTCCTCGCCGGTACCTGCTCCTGCGTCCCCGTCctgctcctctccctccccaccctctccgttttcagaaagctctttctcttcgcttcctgaTAAGACTGCAGCGCAAGGCGTTCTTGCGTCGAGTGAACCTCCTTCTCCGCCCTCCCCTCCCGTCGGCTCTGAAGAGGGGATCGAGTGGGATGCCACGCAGAGAAAGTGGATCTTCCACTTTGTCCGCGACGGCCAACCTGCCAAGAAAACGTTTTCTGTCGACAAGTACGGCTTCTCCACTGCAAGGCGCCTCGCGTTGATGGCTAAACAAATGAGCTTGAAGACAAAGGCGGaccgaagaagcgaagaactatcctctctctgcccttctctctcttcgacctCCCCATCTTCTCCAGTCTCGTCTCCTGTGGTTTCACCTTTGGactcttctgtctgccttCAAGGGGCGAGGCCTCCttccagaggagacagcaagtCGACTTTGCTGAGTGAACAGACACCTGAAGGTGCAGAAGGCGGCAAAgctcctccttctgctgTTCCATCCCCGGGCGAGAGTCGAGCCAGCAAAGACCTGGAGCCTGGAATTCAACCAGCGAGCGACgaccgcgacagagaagccgcgGAGAAGGAGCCTTCGGAGACAGGTGGCTCCGAGCTACAGG ACGCACAAGCCAAGAAAGGCGTTGGCGATTCGCAAGGGACTCAACTGTCCGGCAAACGGAGACGGGGTCGCCCcccaaagaagaagaaagttgTCGGGCCGCGCCAGCCGCGCCTCACAgctcgcgtgtctcctcgtAGTGCAGCGCTCAGCAGACCTCAAACTCCGTACATCCTCCGGAGAAGTCTGCGCGTGGAGAGTCGCATCGCGGCGAAGgttcagagagaagaagcgtttgagggagaaggaagagaggagagagaagaaaggtttGAGAGGGACGCccgaacggagacactggagcCTAAAGCGGATGCAGACGCGTTTTTCGGAGAGTCAACCAACCCGGGGTGTGCTGTCGAGATCAAGCCTCGAAGGAACGTCAGGCGCTctgagagcgaaagagacgcgaagagtCCGCCGGGTGTCTTTGGAGCTTTTTCAAGATCCAGCAAACAGCCGCCCTtggaggcagcgaagagcgaaCTCCCCGACTGGGCGCGgtcgccgtcgtctctgtcgtcgtCGCCGACTGGCGCGCTTTCGAGAGATCACTCCCTGAGAcctgttgcttcttctgctcctcgaGGGTCGCTGCctaagagagaagaaatctgTAATCTTTCTCGAGCTACGGAAGATTCAGGAAGGGTGAATGCCAACGGAGAGATGGACTCGCCGCCGCGTAGTGtccccccttctctcctttcccctcAGCCTCTCGCTTCGTCGCTCCTCCACCGAGAGGTCTCTGctgagtcttcttctgctgtgtcttcgttttcctctgtgtcttcggGAAGGAGTGGCGTGGAACTGCCGGAGTGGGGGACGGCGCGGAAGTCGTCCCTTGTGATTCGCGGGGGGTGCCTTGAAGCTGCTGAGGTGCCTTGTAGCGCAGAAGTAGACATTTTCGGAGtaggactgcatgcgacaacTGAGGAGCGCATTCGGCATCTGCGGCAATGCTTGGATGAGCTGAGGCAGCAGCAGGCGCTGCATCTCCAGCGCATCTCTGCGCTTCAGAAGACCACAAAGGAAGCGGAGATCTTCGATTGTTGTCGAACACAAGACACGCTTCCTCTCGACAGCCTGCCTCTCAAGAGACCCTTCGCCTCAGGCTGCAGGCCAGACGTcgaagcggcgagagacgctTGCGAGACGGCGGCCGAGGTGGGCAAATGCACGCGCGGGGAACTCCGGATCAAATCAGAGCTCCGGGTCGCCGGAGACAGTcggagaagcggcagagatGTCcaggaagagcgacagagagagcaaggagagcaagagcgagacgcgaaggaggcagagTTCCGGGAAGGCGCCTCCGTGAGTGTCTGTACCCTGCAAGTGATTGCGGCAGTGCTTTCGGACTTTCTGAGGCTCTGCGGGTCTCCAAGTAGCATGAAGCGGCTTGGACTGGGCGATAGACAGATCCAGTTCTGCCAACAGAGCATTCCCCTTCTCCGCGAcagtctcctctttctccgctctgTACAGTCGACCAGCGACCCCGCTGtggtcgccttcgcctcgctcttcagagaaattcttcttctcctcccgcgCTCGACCTCGGCCTCGCCTCTCGAGATCTGCAGACATCTCACGAAGCTCGTTCGCAGCCTCTCCATCTGGCGCCGGGCCGTCACGGGAGAgcgccgcggagacagaggagacaaccAATTCCACATGCTCGAAGAAGGCGTCCATGCCCGAGACGAAAGAATGCATGCAAGGGAGAATCCAATGCGTGCACGGGaagagcgcatgcatgcagaagaggacCAACTGCACGCAGAAGGGAacccactgcatgcgcatgcagaggtcGCCGGCGAGGGCATCCGCCGCCTCAaggagcgacagaagagggagaaccaGTTGCCGTCTGCAAGTGCGTCTGAAGTTCTTCGTGCTCTCCAGCTTTGGCACAGTCGTGGCGAGGAGTTTCTGCCTCCTCACCAAAAACTGGCGAGATGGAATGACGCTCTCAGAGGCGACAGTTTCAAATGCGCCgagtcctcgccttcgccccCGGCGTCCCTGCCTCAGCGCGACCGCGAGTCGGTGTTGGTACACGGCCGAGCCGAGTCGGGAGTGACCAGAGTGGCTGCGGTCCTTTCGAGgctgaaggaagaagcctCCATGACAGGCGCCGATGACACGAAGGAGGCGCGACTGCTGCAGGCCGTGCGTCAGTTTGTAGCCTCGAAACAAGTCCCCCCTCAGACGCGcgaggagcagcgagaactgaaacgcatgcgtcgcgaccgcgaggcagagagcgaaagggGAACAGATtccgaggaagaacgaacgCATGCTTCAGATGTCGACGCAAGCTAcggcagcgaggagagccGCGGACGGCGAGCGGTGCGAGAGggcagaggggaaagagCTGAAATTCCAACGG GGGGCTTGAATTCTGAGGATGTTGCATCTTGGCGGGAGAAGATTCACACTCTGCATTCGGCCGCGGCAGTCGGAGGTCTTCGCGGCAACGAGGCTCTgcagcgtctcttctcgttgtGGGGGAAGTCTCACGGCGATGCGTCTCCTTGGAGACAGTCTTTCGCTCCGGCCTCAACGCGgcgctgtgtgtctcctcagcTCTGA
- a CDS encoding 6-phosphofructokinase (encoded by transcript TGME49_240890), giving the protein MAYPPSGVDADKTNLRRGRSLLVVTNDNQYTLSSTPPEAEQTETQREASRPLHARGGRPVRKLSFRRPPSGVAAASCREMLGMTRLASSVGSQNFGFGGAFYGQPHLSRDLSSSSAFPVHQREQRARTHLHSADLFDRTSPVQKARQAWTCTLPAALDADTHTLVSGPPLDAKVKEAFEAGPLAQPPEVQKKLEALFPATWGFEYTEVAPGPVEVDGGEGSRQRVVTRIGIVLSGGPAPGGHNVIAGLHDFVKSRHPDSVVFGFMGGLDGVINKKYKVLTDELMNQYRNQGGFDMLWSGRGKVNGEEDLRKAKEVCESLELHGLVLVGGDGSNSNAALLAEFMQVHLPSCAVVGVPKTIDGDLKSPLIEASFGFDTAAKTYSELIGNLCTDINSSQTTYHFVRVMGRSASHLVLECAMQTRPNLVFIGEEVDAANMCLADIVKQTADLVIERLHAGKRYGIILLPEGLIEFIPEMKVLIKELNEVLSANDGKFSPDKLTRARSVWDYLPDMIQDQLMMDREATGYIQVAKIATERLLILLLETELQKRGYDPDQWSFMPHYFGYEGRCAMPSNFDANYCYSLGYTAGVLAEKGKNGYMSIVRNLDQHPSLWTPAGVPFTKMMYVKQDAQGKDFPAIVRSLVSLDGSLFKVFCEVRDKWKLKDLYRVPGPIQFAGVTADEPCYAVMVPSAEDLLAGNDPRANLTCTTGVVEKDLGTYSSLQQQRLLYRPTVPPLCQDAKARARPSKQMFCRDPYTQRQVLMHYPYLSNSSLFFLHDVCHDKYIPPIGFGVRIGLVFISRQSPGVANVLWGLHERLKLVQGKCIAFFGLNGLVDRKFLQIEDRHLELFKNQGGCELIGRSTSHCLGSREMQEKVRQTCEAMNLDGLVIPGSAFAMSEAALLSEYFLAKQCRTSVIGIPATGSNNLSGELIETCIGFDSSTKVYASLIGNVLTDAASMPKYWHFVRLMGRQPSHEVLECALQTHPNFVIIAEEYGAADKTLLHVVQDIADVVCQRAEMGRNFGTVLIPDALLMHLPNMKILLAELRSVLKEADAKGEMKKAQQDLNDVTDTDSCPPESWGRRLTPWSAALFRSFPKFIRRELLQVDMGEIRFERLETEELLAQMVKEELEYRQSVGRYCGKFQAVTHFFGYQGRSSMPSQFDANLAFAYGHLASILVESGVTGHCCSIRGLCGPVKDWHLGSIPFVTLMKLVPTPQDNPTFAARGGQAGDPKLTNSAKDIRQQRSVMTDLPIIPSAEVNLDGKAYRWMKTAAEQWALEDRFCNPGPIQFTGPAANFFNRELFEEQAEYYDMVCRVERYTNILRQTCTFGVSDSFLKNAYVSLTGLLMLAFHPDELTAKLPALTTGDDDADGEGAAPPGSAFFGRSGEGFGVSLSRFSKREDF; this is encoded by the exons ATGGCGTATCCTCCAAGTGGCGTGGACGCTGACAAAA CCAACCTGCGCCGCGGGCGGTCGCTCCTCGTGGTGACGAACGACAACCAGTACACGCTGTCGAGCACTCCACCTGAGGCagagcagacggagacgcagcgggAGGCCTCGCGCCCCTTGCATGCACGAGGCGGGAGGCCTGTGCGGAAACTTTCGTTTCGCAGACCGCCCTCGGGAGTTGCAGCTGCATCCTGTCGAGAGATGCTTGGCATGACGCGCCTGGCGTCGTCGGTGGGCAGTCAGAACTTCGGTTTTGGTGGAGCCTTCTACGGCCAGCCTCACCTCTCCAGGGACTTGTCCTCCAGCAGTGCCTTCCCGGTGcatcagagagaacagagagctCGAACGCATCTCCACTCCGCAGACCTCTTCGATCGA ACGAGCCCAGTGCAGAAGGCGCGGCAAGCGTGGACTTGCACGCTGCCTGCGGCTCTCGACGCAGACACCCACACCCTGGTTTCCGGTCCACCTCTGGATGCGAAAGTGAAGGAGGCCTTCGAAGCAGGACCCCTGGCGCAGCCTCCAGAAGTCCAGAAAAAACTGGAGGCACTCTTTCCCGCCACCTGGGGCTTCGAGTACACAGAAGTCGCTCCAGGACCTGTCGAAGTCGACG GAGGcgagggaagtcggcaaCGCGTGGTGACGCGCATTGGAATCGTCTTGAGCGGGGGGCCTGCCCCGGGAGGACACAACGTGATCGCTGGATTACACGACTTTGTCAAAAGCCGACACCCGGACTCCGTCGTCTTCGGATTCATGGGAGGCCTCGACGGTGTGATAAACAAAAAGTACAAG GTGCTGACGGACGAGCTGATGAACCAGTATCGCAACCAGGGAGGCTTCGACATGCTTTGGTCCGGACGTGGAAAAGTcaacggcgaggaagacctTCGAAAAGCCAAGGAG GTGTGCGAGAGCCTGGAGCTGCACGGTCTGGTGCTGGTCGGCGGCGACGGGTCGAACAGCAACGCAGCGCTGCTTGCAGAGTTCATGCAAGTTCATCTGCCTTCCTGCGCCGTCGTGGGCGTCCCCAAAACGATTGACGGAGACCTGAAGAGTCCGCTGATCGAGGCTTCTTTCGGCTTCGACACCGCCGCGAAAACGTACTCGGAACTGATCGGCAACCTCTGCACTGACATCAACAGCTCCCAA ACTACTTATCACTTTGTGCGAGTGATGGGGCGCAGCGCCTCGCACCTCGTCCTCGAATGCGCGATGCAGACGCGTCCGAATCTTGTTTTCATTGGCGAAGAAGTCGACGCGGCGAACATGTGCCTCGCGGACATTGTGAAGCAGACGGCGGACCTGGTGATCGAGCGACTTCATGCGGGGAAGCGCTACGGGATCATTCTCCTCCCCGAGGGGCTCATCGAATTCATTCCTGAAATGAAAGTCCTCATCAAGGAACTCAACGAAGTCCTCAGCGCAAACGATGGG AAATTCTCTCCTGACAAACTCACGCGAGCCAGAAGTGTATGGGACTACCTTCCCGACATGATTCAAGACCAGCTGATGATGGAccgagaagcgacagggTACATTCAG GTGGCTAAGATTGCGACTGAGCGCCTGCTGATTCTTCTGCTAGAGAcggagctgcagaaacgcggGTATGACCCTGACCAGTGGAGCTTCATGCCTCACTACTTCGGCTACGAGGGCCGCTGTGCAATGCCTTCCAACTTCGACGCCAACTACTGCTACTCGCTCGGATACACTGCAG GCGTTCTggcggagaaaggaaagaacggaTACATGTCGATTGTGAGGAACTTGGACCAGCATCCATCGCTATGGACTCCGGCAGGTGTACCTTTCACCAAGATGATGTACGTCAAGCAAGACGCTCAAGGAAAAGATTTCCCGGCGATTGTgcgttctctcgtctctctcgacggTTCGCTCTTCAAAGTCTTCTGCGAG GTCCGAGATAAGTGGAAGCTGAAGGACTTGTACAGAGTACCGGGGCCGATTCAGTTCGCGGGCGTCACTGCAGACGAACCGTGCTACGCCGTCATGGTTCCTTCTGCAGAAGATCTCCTCGCTGGCAACGACCCTCGCGCGAACCTGACTTGC ACCACCGGCGTAGTGGAGAAAGACCTGGGGACGTACTcctctctgcagcagcagcgtctGCTGTATCGGCCGACAgtgcctcctctctgccaaGATGCGAAGGCGCGAGCGCGTCCGTCCAAGCAGATGTTTTGCCGCGATCCGTACACGCAGCGCCAGGTGCTCATGCACTATCCGTACCTCTCCAACagttcgctcttcttcctccacgaCGTCTGCCATGACAAGTACATTCCACCCATAGGCTTCGGCGTCCGCATTGGGctcgtcttcatctcccgACAGTCGCCAGGCGTCGCGAACGTCCTTTGGGGTCTGCACGAGCGCCTGAAATTGGTGCAAGGGAAATGCATAGCCTTCTTCGGACTCAACGGCTTGGTCGACCGGAAGTTTCTCCAGATCGAAGACAGACACTTGGAACTCTTCAAAAATCAGGGAGGATGTGAACTGATTGGCCGGTCCACGAGCCACTGTCtaggcagcagagagatgCAAGAGAAAGTCCGCCAAACCTGCGAAGCCATGAACCTCGACGGCCTCGTCATCCCCGGAAGCGCATTCGCCATGTCCGAAGCTGCCCTCCTCTCCGAGTACTTCCTCGCGAAACAGTGCAGAACCTCAGTCATCGGCATCCCTGCGACAG GAAGCAACAACTTAAGTGGAGAGTTGATCGAAACATGCATAGGCTTCGACAGCAGTACCAAAGTCTACGCCTCTCTCATCGGGAACGTCCTCACTGACGCAGCATCGATGCCCAAGTACTGGCACTTCGTGCGGCTCATGGGAAGACAACCTTCTCACGAG GTCCTCGAGTGCGCGCTGCAGACACACCCGAACTTCGTCATCATCGCCGAGGAGTATGGCGCAGCAGACAAGACGTTGCTCCATGTGGTGCAAGACATTGCAGACGTCGTCTGTCAGCGCGCAGAGATGGGGAGGAACTTCGGCACCGTTCTCATTCCAGATGCGCTTCTTATGCATCTGCCGAACATGAAAATCCTTCTTGCAGAGCTCCGCAGCGTACTgaaggaggcagacgcaAAGGGTGAaatgaagaaggcgcag CAAGACTTGAACGATGTGACTGACACAGACTCCTGCCCGCCGGAGTCTTGGGGTAGGCGCCTCACTCCGTGGAGTGCCGCCCTGTTCCGCAGCTTTCCAAAATTCATTCGGCGCGAGCTTCTGCAAGTCGACATGGGAGAA ATTCGTTTCGAGCGACTGGAGACCGAGGAACTGTTGGCGCAGATGGTCAAGGAGGAATTGGAGTATCGACAGAGTGTCGGCCGGTACTGTGGAAAGTTCCAGGCCGTCACTCACTTCTTCGGATACCAAGGGAGGTCTTCCATGCCCTCTCAGTTCGATGCTAACCTCGCTTTCGCCTACGg CCACCTGGCTTCGATATTGGTAGAGTCTGGAGTAACGGGTCACTGCTGTAGCATTCGCGGCTTGTGCGGACCTGTGAAGGACTGGCACTTGGGGAGCATTCCGTTCGTGACTCTCATGAAGCTGGTGCCGACTCCGCAAGACAATCCGACGTTCGCAGCTCGCGGTGGACAAGCTGGCGACCCCAAATTGACGAATTCGGCGAAGGACATTCGACAGCAGCGATCCGTCATGACCGACCTCCCCATCATCCCCAGTGCAGAAGTTAACCTCGACGGGAAGGCTTACAG GTGGATGAAGACAGCAGCCGAACAGTGGGCACTGGAGGATCGATTCTGCAACCCCGGCCCTATTCAGTTCACAG GTCCCGCGGCGAATTTCTTCAATCGGGAGTTGTTCGAGGAGCAGGCGGAGTATTACGACATGGTCTGTCGGGTAGAGCGATACACAAACATTCTGCGGCAGACATGCACATTTGGAGTCTCGGACAGCTTTCTGAAGAACGCGTATGTTTCTCTCACGGGTCTGCTCATGCTCGCCTTTCATCCCGACGAATTAACGGCGAAACTGCCGGCGCTGACGACCGGCGACGACGACgccgacggagaaggagcagcGCCGCCAGGCAGTGCGTTCTTCGGCAGAAGCGGGGAAGGCTTCGGTGTTAGTTTGTCGCGATTCTCGAAACGCGAAGACTTCTGA